A stretch of DNA from Cannabis sativa cultivar Pink pepper isolate KNU-18-1 chromosome X, ASM2916894v1, whole genome shotgun sequence:
aaaaaaaaaaacgaaaacaaacctcggttcgaacatcGGCGCCAACATTAGCTTTTTTCCCGAAACGTTGACAATGAAATCTACGCATTATTTGTTAAGCAAACATACATAAGAAGCACGATGATTTCTAAGATTGTGCTAAAACcgatgaaaatatttttcatttctcGGAACACTTTCCTTGACTTCGActtattctttattatttgattttgtCTTCGGGTATTAGCTTTTGTTGTCTATACTCTTTACGGCTTTATTCTCTACACGGTCGCTCCATATGTTATCAAGATTAGTTTCTtcgtaagaatatataagaaactagctttactgattaaaaattaaaaataaaaagaaagaagaattgttatggaaaaaaattaaaaattaaaaactgaaataaatttaaaaattaaaaattaaaaactgaaataaaattaaaaataaaaagaaaagaagaaaaaatgagagtgaaatgatggattgattgatagaagtcaatcctagacccCTGACGTgtaagcaacaatatataagaaactagctttacaattaaaaattaaaaataaaaagaaaagaagaattgttatggaaaaaaagtaaaaattaacaactgaaataaatttaaaaattaaaaattaaaaaagctgaaataaaattaaaaataaaaagaaaagaagaaaaaaagagagtgaaatgatggattgattgatagaagtcaatcaTAGACCCCTTACGTGTAAGCAACAAGTGTGATGCATGAAAATGTGTGTGCAAAGTGGTAaaagtgtaataaaataaacttgatGAGTAAAAAAGTAACAATAACCGTGTGAGGCTATTTCAATAATAAAGAATGCATTTTGTATTTAtggtgtaaaaatttcaaaaagaaaTTGTTCACCTATTTTCTAAGAATATTTGGTTATCTTTTTTATATTTCAAATCATaagttgtaaaaaaaaatttatggtttaggtTACTTTAATGGTTTCTCCGATAGTTTCTATGTGAGTTGCTATGTGGATTTTAGTTGCTTCGTTAGTTGCTATggagtttctatgtaaaattctataaaaatactacaaaaaaattgaagtgtaaaataaacttctttttattattacatatatatttaaatattaatttatattacttAATATAACAAATGCACTCATTTAACAATCGTAAGTGTatgtataaaatatatttattattataacaaaaaaaaaactattatgcTTAGAGAttctactttaatttttttattatttatcctAGGATGCAAACAATCTTATTTGTTATtgaaataattacatataatattatttttaaaaatatttactcaaaagatattttttttatatttttacgatattttataaaaattacacaaaaacaacaataatattatataaaattaacaaaaaaaataatatctaaacaacgtcaaagaaataaaaaaaaataatataaaaataacaaattaataagagtacaacatacaaatatgtcaaaatactttattttctgtaaataaaataataaaaatagcaaaaatatatttaaaattccgtatatttttgtaatttgtttTTTGTTGTGTATTTGTGGAAAAATCCCTTTGTCATTTTCGCAAAACTGCGCTTGAGCCCATGAGCGGCTGAAGCTCTCTAGGCCCAGATACTGGCCCATtaaatggaattatttgaatCCAAAACCCTAATATAAATACTCTCTGTGTCCTTTCCTCACGCTCAAAATTAGGGTTTTCCAGTAGAGCTTAGGCGCCTCAAGATCTTCTTCCAACCCTAAAGATGGCAACCACTCCTCCGATCGAGTCCGTGCAGTGTTTCGGCCGCAAGAAGACCGCCGTTGCAGTCACCTACTGCAAGCGGGGCCGTGGTCTAATCAAGATCAATGGATGCCCAATCGAACTGGTTGAGCCAGAGATCCTTAAATTCAAGGCCATCGAGCCCATCCTCCTCTTGGGCCGACACCGTTTCGCCGGAGTCGACATGCGTATTCGCGTCAAGGGAGGTGGTCACACTTCTCAGATCTACGCCATTAGGCAGAGCATAGCCAAAGCCCTAGTTGCTTACTACCAGAAGTACGTGGACGAGCAGAGCAAGAAGGAGATCAAGGATATCCTAGGTAGGTACGACAGGACCCTTCTCGTTGCTGATCCCAGACGCTGCGAGCCCAAGAAGTTCGGTGGTCGTGGAGCTCGTGCCAGGTTCCAGAAGTCTTACCGTTGATTTTCGCCAACCCAGAATGCGAAGATGGAAgaggtctttttttttttttacttctttttgtttggtaatatttatgtttttgggATTTGTTGGTTTCAGTAGTGTTAAGAAATTGTTATGACTGTTTTTATCACATTTGCCCTGAATTTTGAGTATGGAGACTCTATAATCTTGATCAATGGAATATTACTATCTTTAATTATGTtgctctgaaaagaatgagattgTTACTGTGTTCGTTTTCTACTGTTAGAACTTAGAAGTAGTACCCCAGTGACTAGTGAGTGTCAATTTGTGATAAGACTATATAGAAACTACTTTCTTTTTTAGTGCTATTAACCAAATGTCTTTCGATGATTTGTGATGAACTACTTTGTTTTTTGATTCATTTCATTGGAATTTCTATCTCTAGCTCTGCAATAATGTTAGGTTTGCATATATTTTTggggctttttcatttttacatttcaaaacagttttttttacatttttacaaaattctatatagaaactcttattgcaactagcatttcaacctaaattgcaacaaaaaaatcgtatagaaatccctattgcaactagcgctgcaatcaCTTAAGAAATTCaaactttaattttaaaaaaaattaaaaaaacagtatatggggtaattctcTTATATTTTTCTGCTTTGTTGGTTATTCTTTGGGTATGTTGTGTCTCTTGTTTTTGATAATTATCTTACATGATTATGTTTATATCGGTTTGCTTATGATCCAATCAGTTATAATAATGTCTTTTCTAGTTTTGTAATTTTACTTTTGGTACTTTGTTGGCGTTTCAGCCTTATCATGAAGTTATCTTTCTACAGCATGTAAAGTAATTTTCTCATCTAAATTTCTATGGTCCAATTTTGATGCCCTTTTATGTTTTTCCTCTAGTTTATTTAGATCAGTGTTATGGTTAGAAATTTGTCTATCTATAGTTGATGACAATATGTGATCAGTGTATTTCAATCTGCCCAAGAAAGTCCTAAATCTTATGGCATAAGTCGTTTTTGTGTTGGTTTTGTTGAATGATTTCTATATAGCATGgattgaagaaaaagaaaattaactattttaaaattgattatactaataaattatttttatgttaaaagTGGCTACCCTAATGAAAAAATCTTCTGGGCTGTCATGGATTAAACAATTGGTTATTTTCTTATGGTATATCGTTTTATCATCATCACTAGTCACTTGTGGTGTTTACTCTTTATTCTTAGTAATACTTTTAATCACTTGTGGTGGTTACTCTCTAGACCACATTCGTTGTGATTGAAATGGCTTGTATTTTCAAGCTTCGTTTAAATTATTACTCGTGTttttcttcactgattctattctCAATCAAAGTGCAACCCAACTATATAACTCTATATTTATGTTTGATTAAAACGTCATTAAACATGAATATTCATAATATTAATCTGATATCCTAAAAGATTATTCTCATTTTTTTGGGCACTTACCTGTCATTAATATCCATTTCGCTTTGGCTTTTTTAATTTCACAGTTTTTTTGGAATACTTTTGtttgtaattataattatttgaggATATAGCTAATTTAGCAATACATATTACATCGTATATTGTATGCACTAAAATATTTCTTTGCATATTATATTAGTGGTAGCTAAAACTTGCTCTTAAAATCCTTTGACTTATCTTTATGTCTATTATTGTGAGCCTTGACCAGGCAACTATAATAacttaatataaaaattttaagtggGTGTGATTTTTGGTATTGGCGGAcctaattttattgtttatattgTAAAGAAAATTGTCATAGTTCATCTTTTTcaagcataaaatttaaatattgtatattatcATGCATACTTTTTtacgtattattattattattaaaaatagttagttttTGTTATAATTGTGACTCTACGATCACCTCTTAAATGGAATGTACTGATGCATACTTTACTTCTTTCAGCAttcagaagaattttttagtctatttttttttaaggttaattaagatttttttctttgaattttgacatttattattcttgaatttttttggccgttaaccctttgaactattgagattgttagattgaAATTTTtctgtctaattttattcaatttaactGTTTCAGTTTACGTactaaactttgatatctactaaatcatgcctaggggtgttcataaaatggtcgatccaatccaattcgcacgatccaatccaatccgcaaagtgcggatatctgcacttgtgcggattggaaaattgaaaatccgcacttgtgcggattggatgttgattgacatgtaaaagtaaccgatccaatccaattcacacatatttataacaaaattaaaaaattatatatacaaataacattttaatgtaaagaaaatagtaacttaaaagtctaatacatataatacaattatattgcagaacttaatagataaaatatatattctattcttatatattttttttttcaacatacaatttaaaataatattaagtattttttttatgtataattttttttcttcctttgaatttgtgcacttttgcggattggattggattggattggatttgagttattgtgcgtattggattggatccaaaaaatgaaatccgcacttagtgcggattggatgttgtttgaccaaaaaagtgcgggttggatcggatgaacaaccCTAATCACGcccttcaaattttgatatgcaCTAAatccttagaattttcttactaaaagtagacaaaaatcattaaatctaacaatctcaattcAATAGTTAAGGAAAAAATTTTGACGGGCTAAcgctttttttttataacttacaaattttgagaaatttataataatttacaatatagaaaataatgtttaaaCAATATTTTACACAGTCACGCGTGTAACACACTCTTTGAATGCAGTTTTTgtcgtgttaaattttttaaaattttgaaagatgTTTTAAATgactatgagaaaaaatttgactaaaaaattatctcgGGTACTAAAACGAATAAAGATAGATCAGTGCATTTTTTTAAGGAGTGCATTATAGTAAtcttttataatatatactgAAGTTTTTTTAGTAAGGATATATCCacaaaagtttaaaattaaaaactcatcAAAAAGAAGAATTTGTGTGGTTTAAAATTCCCACTAAGACCATGGGAGATGCAAAAGTTGATTTACATTTTGTTTAAATAATAgttttgtgatatttttattattatgttttaatgtataattataaaatttaatgtaaaatttaatatgttatttaataattaattaaaaatataaataataataattatgcaaaaataaatatataatttaataataaaataataattattaaaaaagttatttaatgtaaataagtatgttaattaaattttaataataaaatattaaaaattttataatggtaaataaaaatttagtatttattgtgatgtaaattttatattatgttatattgtaatttaaatttagattattttttgttatgtgaaatatttgtattattatttagcatactattaaaatatatttttaataaaataaatatattttatatttgtatttaattattacacgctaaataattatatatacgaTAACTTTTAAAGTGATTGAATTTAATTTTGTGAGATATTTTAAGTTGGCGATGGTGTTGTCTTTTCACAACAAAGATTGAAatcatgtttatttttgtatttattatttcttttgtaaGGAAATGACGTGTTTATAATATGTTTGTTTtcactttcaaaaaaaaaaaataataataagaaaattcttttttctttagatttatttttagaattatttcacaaaaaaaattaaaaataaataaaaataatatgtttgtttgtatttgaaatattttaatggaataattttatttttgtttttgtttgtttttttcatTCTATTGCAAGAAgaatatttctttttaatagttttaatgattttttttaatgttttaatgAATTCTTTTATTCATATTACATTACATCATACTTTATTATattcttatttctatttttatacTTTCATTACCACTAACTAAATGCAGCacccttaaaaaataaataaataaactagcaCAATCTCTTTTTGTATGAATACtcacattaaatattttaaaatataaatttttaattttttaaaaaaattaaattaaaaacacGCTATACTATTAATAGATGTTCTAAactcttatttaatttttttttttaaaaaaaaaatcactattGATGCTTTAAATTTACAAAACAATATTTATTACTCTAAACATATTTTGTTATAGttctagtttttctttttatatgggaatatgtataaatattaatataatatattaaaatttaaaaaaaaaattggtaaaatattttaaaaatatatgatacaatata
This window harbors:
- the LOC115702948 gene encoding small ribosomal subunit protein uS9 codes for the protein MATTPPIESVQCFGRKKTAVAVTYCKRGRGLIKINGCPIELVEPEILKFKAIEPILLLGRHRFAGVDMRIRVKGGGHTSQIYAIRQSIAKALVAYYQKYVDEQSKKEIKDILGRYDRTLLVADPRRCEPKKFGGRGARARFQKSYR